A window of Pseudomonas denitrificans (nom. rej.) genomic DNA:
CGGGCGCGCCAGCAACCTGCAGCGCATCGGCGAACTGCTCCACGATTACGACGTGGTCGCCCTGCAGGAAGCCGACGGCGGCAGCATCCGCTCCGGCAACATCAACCAGGTCGAACACCTGGCCCAGCTCGGTGCCTTCCCCTACTGGTACCAGCAGCTCAACCGCAATCTCGGGCGCATCGCCCAGCACAGCAACGGCCTGCTCAGCCGCCTGCAGCCCACCGCCCTGGAAGACCACCCGTTGCCCGGCCCGCCCGGACGCGGCGCGATCCTCATGCGCTTCGGCGAAGGCCGTGACGCGCTGGCCGTGGTGATGATGCACCTGGCCCTCGGCGCGCGGACCCGCACCCGCCAGCTCGCCTACATCCGCGAGCTGCTGCAGGACTACCGCCACCACGTGCTGATGGGCGATATGAACACCCATGCCGCCGACCTGCTGGAAAGCTCGCCGCTGCGCGACCTCCAGCTCATCGCCCCGCAGGTCGAGGCCACTTTCCCCAGCTGGCGCCCACAGCGCTGCCTGGACCACATCCTGCTCAGTTCCGAGCTGGCGCTGGAACGCGTCAGTGTCCTCCCGCACCCGATTTCCGACCACCTGCCCGTGGCTGTGGAAATCCGCCTGCCGGATGCCCTGCGTTCGTCCTCGTCGCTCGTCTTGCGCGGCGAGGCCCCTGAATGAGTCGCGACGACGACCAACGCTGGAAACAGAAGTACCTGGACAACCTCGAGCAGCAGGAGAAGCTCGAACGCCGCTGGGATGCCCGCCTCGACCTGCTGCGTCGCGGCCTGGTGCGCAGCAGCCTCGCCGCCGAAGGCAGCGACAAGGCGGTAGACGCCTGCATGAAGGAGCTGCGCGAGGTGCTGCGCCGCGACGAGATGGACGCCGGCCTGTCGCGCCTGATTCCGCAGCTGGAAAAGGCCGTGCTCGACTCCGAGCAGCGCCGCCAGCAGCGCGTCGAGCAGAACATCGCCGCGCTGGGCCAGCTGTCGCAGCAACTGCTGTCCCTGGACATGCCGGGTGACGTACGCAAGCCACTCAAGCGCCTGGCCAAGGACATTCCCAGCCGTGGCAGCTCCTCCCGTGAACTGCCGGCCCTACTGGCCGAACTGAGCCGCCTGCAGCGCCAGGTGCTGGATCATTTCGGCAATGGTGGCGGCGAGCA
This region includes:
- a CDS encoding endonuclease/exonuclease/phosphatase family protein, which gives rise to MLRRRTRDRVAGACVPRVNAAHGTPAGLPDDGRLRLLSFNIQVGISTERYRHYLTRGWQHLLPAAGRASNLQRIGELLHDYDVVALQEADGGSIRSGNINQVEHLAQLGAFPYWYQQLNRNLGRIAQHSNGLLSRLQPTALEDHPLPGPPGRGAILMRFGEGRDALAVVMMHLALGARTRTRQLAYIRELLQDYRHHVLMGDMNTHAADLLESSPLRDLQLIAPQVEATFPSWRPQRCLDHILLSSELALERVSVLPHPISDHLPVAVEIRLPDALRSSSSLVLRGEAPE